In Sphingomonas sp. Leaf357, a single genomic region encodes these proteins:
- a CDS encoding LysR family transcriptional regulator, protein MNLRHIEIFHAVYVNGSVSAAARALNISQPSVSKTLRHAETMLGFELFRRTNGRLVPTEDAHALFGDVADIQERVRALREAGRNLRAGAGATLRISALPSLALGALPVAVSRFLKTHPDVRFDLQTVHHDDLLRKLYERETDIAIAAEVPRGAPLGQIWLGEGELVVLYRDEDMPDAPPRVELTQLAGHPFITLAASGPIGQLFSTELERLALDLNEVVSARTFYIAAALVRAGVGLTVVDSFTAEAWMSPGLAMRSLKPPLAFDLHAIHLLDRPPSALASEFLAVLGDVIEAP, encoded by the coding sequence ATGAACCTGCGCCACATCGAGATTTTCCATGCCGTCTATGTCAACGGTTCCGTCAGCGCCGCCGCCCGCGCGCTCAACATCTCGCAGCCCTCGGTCTCCAAGACGCTGCGCCATGCCGAGACGATGCTGGGCTTCGAACTGTTCCGGCGCACCAACGGCCGGCTCGTGCCCACCGAGGACGCGCATGCCTTGTTCGGCGACGTCGCCGATATCCAGGAGCGCGTGCGCGCGCTGCGCGAGGCGGGGCGCAACCTGCGCGCCGGGGCCGGCGCCACGTTGCGCATCTCGGCCCTGCCCAGCCTCGCGCTCGGCGCGCTGCCGGTCGCCGTGTCGCGCTTCCTGAAGACCCATCCCGACGTGCGTTTCGATCTGCAGACCGTCCATCACGACGATCTGCTGCGCAAGCTCTACGAACGCGAGACGGATATCGCGATCGCCGCCGAGGTGCCGCGCGGCGCGCCGCTCGGCCAGATCTGGCTCGGCGAGGGCGAACTGGTCGTGCTCTATCGCGACGAGGACATGCCGGACGCCCCGCCGCGCGTCGAACTGACGCAGCTTGCCGGTCACCCGTTCATCACGCTCGCCGCCAGCGGCCCGATCGGGCAATTGTTTTCGACCGAACTCGAACGCCTCGCGCTCGATCTGAACGAAGTCGTCTCGGCGCGCACCTTCTACATCGCCGCCGCCCTCGTCCGCGCCGGCGTCGGCCTGACGGTGGTCGACAGCTTCACCGCCGAGGCGTGGATGTCGCCGGGACTGGCGATGCGCTCGCTGAAACCCCCACTGGCGTTCGACCTGCACGCGATCCACCTGCTGGATCGCCCGCCGAGCGCACTGGCCAGCGAATTTCTCGCCGTCCTCGGCGACGTCATCGAGGCTCCGTGA
- a CDS encoding dicarboxylate/amino acid:cation symporter, with protein MTLLRAWFAIPLWKRVVGGLVLGALLGAVWPEGALSIKLVGDLFVRLIKMLVVPVVLVTIAAGISSLGDPRRLGSIGGRTIVWFALTTLLAVSIGMAFGLLIQPGAGIALAGIAPHALGPAIAPADQLLGIVPANIFEALAKGDMLAIIFVAILLGIGSVVSGEAGKPVVALLQSGAAVLLQIVRIVMEATPFGVLALIAGAVASNGMAVFVNVGWLALCVVLASLVQMLVVHAGLIAFVARLPVSRFFRGIVDALVVAFSTASSSATLPVALRVAQDDLGIARPIASTVLPLGASIGKDGTAMYVGLLGQFALQALGIVPDAWMLGVMLLTGALAAFGTAPVPSASLFMLAAMLSAVGVGAEQTALVVGLVLPFDRLLDMTRTVPSASANLTVATLVARSEGSLDEARFRGPVRT; from the coding sequence TTGACGCTCCTGCGGGCCTGGTTCGCGATTCCGCTGTGGAAGCGGGTCGTCGGCGGGCTCGTCCTCGGCGCCCTGCTCGGGGCCGTGTGGCCGGAAGGGGCACTGTCGATCAAGCTGGTCGGCGACCTGTTCGTTCGGCTGATCAAGATGCTCGTCGTGCCGGTCGTGCTCGTCACGATCGCTGCCGGCATCTCCTCGCTCGGTGATCCGCGCCGGCTCGGGTCGATCGGCGGGCGCACGATCGTCTGGTTCGCGCTCACGACGCTGCTCGCGGTCTCGATCGGCATGGCGTTCGGCCTGCTGATCCAGCCGGGCGCAGGCATCGCCTTGGCCGGCATCGCCCCGCATGCGCTCGGCCCGGCGATCGCCCCGGCGGATCAGCTGCTCGGCATCGTCCCCGCCAACATATTCGAGGCGCTGGCCAAGGGCGACATGCTCGCGATCATCTTCGTCGCGATCCTGCTCGGCATCGGCAGCGTCGTCTCGGGCGAAGCGGGCAAGCCGGTCGTCGCCTTGCTCCAATCCGGCGCGGCAGTGCTGCTCCAGATCGTGCGCATCGTCATGGAGGCGACTCCGTTCGGTGTCCTCGCGCTGATCGCCGGCGCGGTGGCGAGCAACGGCATGGCGGTGTTCGTCAATGTCGGCTGGCTCGCTCTGTGCGTCGTGCTCGCCTCTTTGGTGCAGATGCTGGTGGTGCATGCCGGCCTGATCGCCTTCGTCGCGCGCCTGCCTGTGTCGCGCTTCTTCCGCGGCATCGTCGATGCGCTCGTGGTCGCCTTCTCCACCGCCTCGTCCTCCGCGACCCTGCCTGTCGCCCTGCGCGTCGCGCAGGACGATCTCGGCATTGCCCGCCCGATCGCCTCCACCGTCCTTCCTTTGGGCGCGAGCATCGGCAAGGACGGTACCGCGATGTATGTCGGCCTGCTCGGCCAGTTCGCGCTTCAGGCGCTCGGCATCGTCCCCGATGCGTGGATGCTCGGCGTCATGCTGCTGACCGGGGCGCTCGCCGCCTTCGGCACCGCGCCGGTCCCGTCGGCCTCGCTGTTCATGCTCGCCGCGATGCTGTCGGCGGTCGGCGTCGGCGCGGAACAGACCGCTCTGGTCGTCGGCCTCGTCCTGCCGTTCGATCGGCTGCTCGACATGACTCGCACCGTGCCCTCGGCCTCGGCCAACCTCACCGTCGCGACGCTCGTCGCCCGCTCGGAAGGCAGTCTCGACGAAGCGCGCTTCCGTGGGCCCGTCCGCACATGA
- the dgcA gene encoding N-acetyl-D-Glu racemase DgcA, with the protein MLRHLDARHDRFGLNAPFRISRGVKTAADVVTVTLRQGDVSGRGEGVPYPRYGETIKDTIDAIGGIASRVEAGLSRDDLARIMPPGAARNAIDNALWDLEAKLGGTSVAALAGLADPVPVASAITIGIDAPDAMAALAARVARVPLLKVKVDRDHAEAQIAAVRAAAPDPRMIVDPNESWSIAEVARLQDFLVAQRVDLLEQPLPAGEDGALAGFDSHVPICADESLHTAADLDTLVGRYDFVNVKLDKTGGLTEALALVDAARGKGFGLMIGCMVCSSLGIAPAMLLAGQAAFVDLDGPLWLAEDRPGGVIDRGGMLSPPAPGFWGTPA; encoded by the coding sequence ATGCTTCGACATCTCGACGCCCGCCATGACCGGTTCGGCCTGAATGCGCCCTTCCGCATTTCGCGGGGGGTGAAGACCGCCGCCGATGTCGTCACCGTGACGCTCCGGCAGGGCGACGTCAGCGGGCGAGGGGAGGGCGTGCCCTATCCCCGCTACGGCGAGACGATCAAGGACACGATCGACGCGATCGGCGGGATCGCGTCACGGGTCGAAGCCGGCCTGTCCCGCGATGATCTCGCGCGGATCATGCCGCCCGGCGCGGCGCGCAACGCGATCGACAACGCGCTTTGGGACCTTGAAGCGAAGCTCGGCGGCACCAGCGTCGCCGCGCTCGCCGGTCTGGCCGATCCCGTGCCGGTCGCCTCGGCGATCACGATCGGCATCGACGCGCCCGATGCGATGGCCGCGCTCGCCGCTCGCGTCGCGCGCGTGCCGCTGCTCAAGGTCAAGGTCGACCGCGACCATGCCGAGGCGCAGATCGCCGCCGTCCGCGCCGCCGCGCCCGATCCGCGCATGATCGTCGATCCCAACGAAAGCTGGTCGATCGCGGAGGTCGCGCGCTTGCAGGATTTCCTCGTAGCGCAACGCGTCGACCTGCTCGAACAGCCGCTACCGGCGGGCGAGGATGGCGCGCTCGCCGGGTTCGACTCGCATGTGCCGATATGCGCGGATGAATCGCTCCACACCGCCGCCGATCTCGATACGCTCGTCGGCCGCTACGACTTCGTCAACGTGAAGCTCGACAAGACCGGCGGCTTGACCGAAGCCCTGGCACTGGTCGATGCAGCACGCGGAAAGGGGTTCGGGCTGATGATCGGGTGTATGGTCTGTTCGTCGCTCGGGATCGCGCCCGCGATGCTGCTCGCCGGGCAAGCCGCGTTCGTCGACCTCGACGGGCCCTTGTGGTTGGCGGAGGACCGCCCCGGCGGCGTGATCGATCGGGGTGGCATGCTCTCGCCCCCCGCACCCGGCTTCTGGGGCACGCCGGCTTGA
- the dgcN gene encoding N-acetyltransferase DgcN, which produces MIPGPFLLYLGHSTDAVGIKTSRGLAVFRPDDCVGEWRHDDSPLTLGLPRMGVAEARAAGARTLVLGIANAGGQMEPALVEDALAAISAGMNVASGLHHRLRDVPALVRAAADAGVALFDVRDPPAHLPVGTGKYRAGNRLLTVGTDCSVGKMYATLALRDAMRRRGIAADFRATGQTGILIAGDGVPLDAVVADFISGAIESITPARNDDGWDLIEGQGSLFHPSFAGVSTGLLHGAQPKAIVLCHDPSRPHMRGLPHYQLPDLATCLAANLSVARLTSPDVQAVGIALNTIKLGEDEALRLCAETADRLNLPCTDPYRFGADPIIDRMQTCFDISTPAMTGSA; this is translated from the coding sequence ATGATCCCTGGTCCCTTCCTGCTCTATCTCGGCCATTCCACCGACGCGGTCGGCATCAAGACCTCGCGCGGGCTCGCCGTGTTCCGGCCCGACGATTGCGTCGGCGAATGGCGCCACGACGATAGCCCGCTCACGCTCGGCCTGCCGCGCATGGGCGTGGCCGAGGCACGCGCGGCGGGCGCGCGCACTTTGGTGCTGGGCATCGCCAATGCCGGCGGCCAGATGGAGCCCGCACTGGTCGAGGATGCGCTGGCCGCGATCTCGGCCGGCATGAACGTTGCCTCGGGCCTGCACCACCGGCTGCGCGACGTGCCTGCCTTGGTCCGCGCCGCCGCCGATGCTGGCGTCGCGCTGTTCGACGTGCGCGATCCGCCCGCCCATCTGCCGGTCGGCACCGGCAAGTACCGCGCCGGCAACCGCCTGCTCACGGTCGGCACCGATTGCTCGGTCGGCAAGATGTACGCCACGCTCGCGCTGCGCGATGCGATGCGCCGGCGCGGCATCGCGGCCGATTTCCGCGCGACCGGGCAGACCGGCATCCTGATCGCGGGCGACGGCGTGCCGCTCGATGCGGTGGTGGCCGATTTCATCTCGGGCGCGATCGAATCGATCACCCCGGCGCGGAACGACGACGGCTGGGATCTGATCGAGGGGCAGGGGTCGCTGTTCCACCCGTCCTTCGCCGGTGTCTCCACCGGCCTGCTGCACGGCGCGCAACCCAAGGCGATCGTGCTGTGCCACGATCCGTCGCGCCCGCACATGCGCGGCCTGCCGCATTATCAACTGCCCGATCTCGCCACCTGCCTTGCCGCCAATCTCTCGGTCGCGCGGCTGACCAGCCCGGACGTGCAGGCGGTCGGCATCGCGCTCAACACGATCAAGCTCGGCGAAGACGAGGCGCTCCGGCTCTGCGCCGAGACCGCGGATCGGCTCAATCTGCCGTGCACCGATCCCTATCGCTTCGGGGCCGATCCGATCATCGACAGGATGCAGACATGCTTCGACATCTCGACGCCCGCCATGACCGGTTCGGCCTGA
- a CDS encoding N-acyl-D-amino-acid deacylase family protein, giving the protein MTPSIQRLALSALVVACAGPALAAPRIDTVIRGGTIYTGADTAPIVGDVEIAGDRIVYVGPSRRTAAARIVNATGKIVAPGLIDAHTHPDTYIRSPDAKQRLNLPWLAQGVSTIVTGVDGGGTPDVAQDARKLTAAGIGTNLVPFVGFGTIRGRVLGQDDRAPTAAELAREQALAAKGMCEGAYGLSTGLFYAPQSFARTDEVIAVAREAGSRGGIYDTHQRDESNYTIGLIASTKEAIEIGRQARMPVHFAHLKALGVDLQGQAPLLIATIAAARAAGQDVTADQYPWLASGSSVDAALVPRWANDGGYRKLIARFDDPATLAKLKIEMAENLRRRGGKESILLTSAGQPWTGKTLGQMATLWKLDPVDAAIRILRVPNAAGTEPAGVGIASFNMADRDVDLLMKQPWIVTSSDGSDGHPRQYATFPRKYQVYVRQRKVISLRDFVRRSTGATADIYKLDRRGYLRAGYFADVVVFDPVRYAPRADYVHPRVPSAGVTALFVNGELALANGASTGAAPGRVLLRPKPAGCPAS; this is encoded by the coding sequence ATGACCCCGTCGATCCAGCGTCTCGCTCTCTCCGCTCTGGTCGTCGCCTGTGCCGGGCCCGCGCTCGCCGCGCCGCGCATCGACACGGTCATTCGCGGCGGAACGATCTATACCGGTGCCGATACCGCGCCGATCGTCGGCGATGTCGAGATCGCCGGCGACCGCATCGTCTATGTCGGCCCCTCCCGCCGCACCGCCGCCGCGCGGATCGTCAATGCGACGGGCAAGATCGTCGCGCCCGGCCTGATCGACGCGCATACCCATCCCGATACCTATATCCGTTCGCCCGATGCGAAACAGCGGCTCAACCTGCCCTGGCTGGCGCAGGGCGTATCGACGATCGTCACCGGCGTGGACGGTGGCGGCACTCCGGACGTGGCGCAGGATGCGCGCAAGCTCACCGCCGCCGGCATCGGCACCAACCTCGTGCCGTTCGTCGGCTTCGGCACGATCCGTGGCCGCGTGCTCGGGCAGGACGATCGCGCGCCGACCGCGGCCGAACTCGCGCGCGAACAGGCGCTGGCGGCGAAGGGCATGTGCGAGGGTGCGTATGGCCTGTCGACCGGCCTGTTCTACGCTCCGCAAAGTTTCGCCAGGACGGACGAGGTGATCGCCGTCGCGCGCGAGGCGGGTAGCCGCGGCGGGATCTACGATACGCATCAGCGCGACGAATCCAATTACACGATCGGCCTGATCGCCAGCACGAAGGAGGCGATCGAGATCGGCCGTCAGGCAAGAATGCCCGTTCATTTCGCGCATCTGAAGGCGCTCGGCGTCGATCTTCAGGGGCAGGCGCCGTTGCTGATCGCGACGATCGCCGCCGCCCGCGCCGCCGGGCAGGACGTCACCGCCGATCAATATCCCTGGCTCGCGTCCGGCTCCAGCGTCGATGCCGCGCTCGTCCCGCGTTGGGCGAACGATGGCGGCTACAGGAAACTGATCGCGCGCTTCGACGATCCCGCGACCTTGGCGAAGCTCAAGATCGAGATGGCGGAGAACCTGCGCCGTCGCGGCGGCAAGGAGTCGATCCTGCTCACCAGCGCCGGCCAGCCCTGGACCGGCAAGACGCTTGGCCAGATGGCGACTTTGTGGAAGCTCGATCCCGTCGATGCGGCGATCCGTATCCTGCGCGTGCCCAACGCCGCCGGCACCGAACCGGCCGGCGTCGGCATCGCCAGCTTCAACATGGCCGATCGCGACGTCGATCTGCTGATGAAGCAGCCGTGGATCGTCACCAGTTCGGACGGGTCGGACGGCCATCCGCGCCAATACGCCACCTTCCCGCGCAAATATCAGGTCTATGTGCGCCAGCGGAAGGTGATCTCGCTGCGCGACTTCGTCCGCCGCTCGACCGGGGCGACCGCCGATATCTACAAGCTCGACCGGCGCGGCTATCTCCGCGCCGGCTATTTCGCCGATGTCGTCGTGTTCGATCCCGTCCGCTACGCGCCGCGCGCCGATTACGTCCATCCCCGCGTGCCGAGCGCCGGGGTCACGGCGCTGTTCGTGAACGGCGAGCTCGCACTGGCGAACGGGGCGTCCACCGGCGCCGCGCCGGGTCGCGTGCTGCTGCGCCCCAAACCGGCGGGCTGCCCGGCGAGCTAG
- a CDS encoding penicillin acylase family protein, producing the protein MIDRRVFLHGSAATLALTWGFSASACAPSPDSARDISAMPIHGLHAPIEIVDDVYGVPHIRAASIPDAFFGQGYVVARDRLFQIDFAHRREMGLMAEAFGADFAKFDATARLFHYRGDLAAELRGIPADVLACARAYVAGINARIDEVAADRTLLPLEYTILGVAPMKWDVRDLVLARGGSIGNVDDEIRRAQLAALGLLDLDAVVAPLSPPWPMAVPPGLDVSKVSEADFGVMRLGGLPFGPGTPTVDPADIATERANAGSNAWTIAPSRSATGRAILANDPHLGIGGFGPRHVAHLSAPGLDVIGGGAPGLPGIMQGHTDRFAFGRTNFHIDQEDLFVLTLHAEDPERYAHDGGWKTFKKVAVDIPVKDAPPRRVTLRYSVHGPVISHDPAGHRATVMGSVAMQPGGAGAFAMIAINLAHDWASLRTAFRLHPSPTNFHYADIDGNTGWQVIGFAPVRKTGEGLLPVPGDGRYDWTGMRDFAALPSEYNPAKGWFASANQNNLPAGWPRDRIPAFSFRDPYRYNRIVDVLSKQDKHTLADSVALQHDTLSTPARQLVALLPKRRSNAADLLREWDGRIDGDSAPAALFQILWRDLGKRLLAAIVPDRAKSLVTEIAPSVLLGLLAHPDARLGPNPVAARDALFDAALASAWASALELLGPDPAAWRWSKLHQVRIVHPLASIPAIAAAFPAIQGEGTGGDSYTVMARWLSNGPSWRASGGASYLQVIDVGAWDNSLMLNLPGQSNDPRSPHYRDLYAPWIAGRMQPMLFGRATVDAHVAARRTLTPGKTRR; encoded by the coding sequence ATGATCGACCGTCGAGTGTTCCTGCACGGCTCCGCCGCCACGCTGGCATTGACTTGGGGGTTCTCCGCCAGTGCCTGCGCGCCCAGCCCCGATAGCGCCCGGGACATATCGGCCATGCCCATACACGGATTGCACGCCCCAATCGAGATCGTCGACGACGTCTACGGCGTGCCGCACATCCGCGCCGCATCGATTCCCGATGCGTTCTTCGGCCAGGGTTATGTCGTTGCGCGCGACCGGCTGTTCCAGATCGATTTCGCGCACCGCCGCGAGATGGGGCTGATGGCGGAGGCGTTCGGTGCCGATTTCGCGAAATTCGATGCCACCGCGCGGCTGTTCCACTATCGCGGCGATCTCGCCGCCGAACTGCGCGGGATTCCCGCTGACGTGCTGGCCTGCGCGCGCGCCTATGTCGCCGGCATCAATGCGCGGATAGACGAAGTCGCCGCCGACCGCACGCTGCTGCCGCTCGAATATACCATCCTCGGCGTCGCGCCGATGAAGTGGGACGTGCGCGATCTCGTCCTCGCGCGCGGCGGATCGATCGGCAATGTCGATGACGAGATCCGCCGCGCGCAGCTCGCCGCGCTCGGTTTGCTCGATCTCGATGCGGTCGTGGCACCGCTCAGCCCCCCATGGCCGATGGCGGTCCCGCCGGGGCTGGACGTCTCCAAGGTGTCGGAGGCCGATTTCGGCGTGATGCGGCTGGGCGGCCTGCCGTTCGGCCCCGGCACCCCGACGGTCGATCCCGCCGACATCGCCACCGAGCGCGCCAATGCCGGCAGCAACGCCTGGACGATCGCGCCGTCGCGTAGCGCCACCGGCCGGGCGATCCTCGCCAACGATCCGCATCTCGGCATCGGCGGGTTCGGCCCGCGCCACGTCGCGCATCTCTCGGCACCCGGCCTCGACGTGATCGGTGGCGGCGCGCCCGGTCTGCCCGGCATCATGCAGGGCCATACCGACCGCTTCGCCTTCGGCCGGACCAATTTCCACATTGATCAGGAGGATCTGTTTGTCCTCACGCTGCACGCCGAGGATCCCGAACGCTACGCGCATGACGGCGGATGGAAGACGTTCAAGAAGGTTGCGGTGGACATCCCGGTCAAGGATGCGCCGCCGCGACGCGTGACGTTGCGCTATTCGGTGCACGGCCCGGTCATTTCGCACGATCCTGCCGGGCACCGCGCCACCGTGATGGGCTCGGTCGCGATGCAGCCGGGCGGCGCGGGCGCGTTCGCGATGATCGCGATCAACCTCGCGCACGACTGGGCGTCGCTGCGCACCGCGTTCCGCCTGCATCCGTCGCCGACCAATTTCCATTATGCCGATATCGACGGCAATACCGGCTGGCAGGTGATCGGCTTCGCGCCGGTGCGCAAGACGGGCGAGGGCCTGCTGCCGGTGCCGGGCGACGGCCGTTACGATTGGACCGGCATGCGCGATTTCGCCGCGCTGCCCAGCGAATACAATCCGGCCAAGGGCTGGTTCGCCTCCGCCAACCAGAACAATCTGCCCGCCGGCTGGCCCCGCGACCGCATCCCGGCTTTCTCGTTCCGCGATCCGTATCGCTACAATCGCATCGTCGATGTGCTAAGCAAGCAGGACAAGCACACGCTGGCCGACAGCGTCGCGCTGCAGCACGACACGCTCTCCACGCCCGCGCGCCAGCTCGTTGCCCTGCTACCGAAACGCCGCTCGAATGCCGCCGATCTGCTGCGCGAATGGGACGGTCGGATCGACGGCGACAGCGCGCCGGCCGCTTTGTTCCAGATCCTGTGGCGCGATCTCGGCAAGCGCCTGCTCGCCGCGATCGTGCCGGACCGCGCCAAGTCGCTCGTTACCGAAATCGCGCCGTCGGTGCTGCTCGGCCTGCTCGCGCATCCCGACGCCCGCCTCGGCCCCAACCCGGTCGCGGCGCGCGATGCGCTGTTCGATGCCGCGCTCGCCTCGGCCTGGGCCTCCGCGCTCGAATTGCTCGGCCCCGATCCCGCCGCGTGGCGCTGGAGCAAGCTGCATCAGGTCCGCATCGTGCATCCGCTGGCCAGCATTCCTGCCATCGCCGCGGCCTTCCCGGCGATCCAGGGCGAAGGTACCGGCGGCGATTCCTACACCGTCATGGCGCGCTGGCTCAGCAACGGCCCGAGCTGGCGGGCGAGCGGTGGGGCGAGCTATCTTCAGGTGATCGATGTCGGCGCGTGGGACAATTCGCTGATGCTCAACCTGCCCGGCCAGTCGAACGATCCGCGCTCGCCGCATTACCGCGATCTCTATGCGCCGTGGATCGCCGGGCGGATGCAGCCTATGCTGTTCGGGCGCGCGACGGTCGATGCGCATGTCGCCGCGCGCCGCACGCTGACACCAGGAAAGACCCGCCGATGA